The Plasmodium brasilianum strain Bolivian I chromosome 6, whole genome shotgun sequence genomic interval AATTCTTGCACAATGGTTATGCATTCATCGACTTAGTGTGCTGCATGGAACTAAAGAGCTAACAGTTGTTTGGTTTGCGGCGGTTTGGTTTGCGGCGGTTTGGTTTGCGGCGGCTTGGTTTGCGGCGGCTTGGTTTGCGGCGGCTTGGTTTGCGGTGGTTTGGCTTGCGGCGATTTGGTGCTAACATTCTATGTGCTACACAATGCGAGAATGATTTGCTAAGGGCGTACATACATGCGCAATACATGCATGCATACGTACCTCTTCCCCATTTTGAATACCCCAACTTAtgcacataatttttttttataatacacATTACACAATGTTGTTTGATGTAGTAAAGTTTCTTCCTCTCTTTTGAGGTTTACTCATTTGCTGCCATGTTCAATATTCGTcgcttaaaatttttttttacattttgtacatgtacatatgcaccTGTACATCTGcataaatacttatatacattatactAATTTaaccattttaaaataacttGTATATAACATCATCTACTATTTCCGATAAACAAGAGaaggaaaataattctttttcatttttttttaaataataccccccttaattttttttttctttttaaagatatatatatatatattagtcctacatataaattgaaattcggaaattatatgaacaaCCAATCCTCCTTTTGTGGAGGTACAACTGCTTCTACTTTTCGCTCCATTTGTGTAACTCGCACTTTTATTAATCAAAATGAGACTCATTTATTTCGTTATCCTTACTAAATCGGAATAAATAGAAAGGGGATCATAAATAGATGAACACTAAGCAGTGCAATAAAGGAACTAGTTAATAAGGCACATTTATGCACACAGATTTGCGTTCGTAAAAATAATCGCACTCGTTCCATTGTACTAGCATAGGTATGAgaatatgtgtacatatatatatatatatatatatatatatatataatatatatatatatgtacgtatgcatgtatgtatgaatgtTTGTAAGTATTTGTGTACGTGTGCACGAATCAGAAAGTCTTGCAAAACagttttgcattttttttaaaatgtacaaaCAATGCTTTATCTTTTCCCTCCAATAAACCTTATAATTACTTGAGTCCTTCATGACTCATGCTCGAGTAACATTTAATTTGGGTAAACTGTAGAAGTAATTTTCCTCAATTTCATTTCTcccaaataaacaaaaaaataagtatgtttttgctaaaaatatataatgaaaagggaaaaaaaaaaaaattcaataaaaaaaatcgtGGCAAAGAAATATTTACTCAAATTGTGTACTGGTGCTCACAACAGAACGTCAATTTTCCTGCttatttttggaaaattttCAACACATGTGTGTAAAAAGAGGGACGTGAGAACGTTGTATTAGTCCCTTTTGATAGCTTTCCTTGTTATTTCGTTTGACTTATTGTACCATTTACgccataattttttaattcccAAATTTTTAACTTCGTAAATTTTTAACTGCACAAATTTTCCTCCTTAAATTTATCTCTTACATCTTTTATCCtcattattactgttattgttatttttattatttatttttttttttttatttatttttttatttatttttttctataaaattgTGCATTTTGAAAAACCGCGGATTTTagctttattaaaaaaaaaaaaaaatggaattcCATGTGGGTAACTCCTCCCAGTGTTATACTTCgaaatttaaaatgaaaacttTGATGCAATTtgaaacattaaaaatataacattaacttgtaagaaaaaatttcacgcacacatttatttattttctataacaAAAGAGCGTAGTTATAATAGCCTAGAAAGTATTACTTCTTAGCATGAATTCctttgtatataatttagttttattttttttgagttttgttttttatatgaatttttctGGGGGAGATTTAACACCTATTGAACCACCCAATAGTATATTTTCCACTGAACATCGAAGGTGGCAAAATGAAAGAAACAATAAAGATTGTAACAATGAGCTTCTGTTAAAAGTAATTAAAAACGAAATGAGTTATAAACAGTTACCTTCGAAAATTTTATTGATGACTTCTAagatttataatataaaaagtcTCTTTGATGAATTTTCgaaggataaaaaaatttcaaaaattctTCAGGAATGTGGAAGTTAcacatatttgaaaaatctGAATACGGTCATATTTACAATTCATGAAAATGCGGACGAAACATACATGCCGAGCTTTTTACAACTCCTTATAAACAATGATGTGTGCATAGAGTTCGATCAGAGTGTGGAAGCTGTAGGTGAATAACAAGGAAGTACaaagagaaggaaaaaaagaaaaaaaaataagacaAATACAACTACGAggtaaatattaattatataccGTAAATTGAAGATAAGAGAAAATTACGTTCGCAcgatttttattataaatagcGGACCATACAAGTGAATAATTAAGAAGGGAAAGAGAAGCTTTTGCTgaataacattttattaaaataataaaataaaaaaagtcgTTTAAAGAATTTCAGGTTATTATTCTGTGGTAGTCATGCACTCATCAATAAGGCATATGGGGCCGATAATAGATTAACCCAGTCATTTAGAGTGGGAgaatattttccttataaCGCCTTATGTTGTGGGAACATATCATTAGATATAcgcgcatatacatacatatatatgtatatatatacatacattcacTTGTGCAAAATGTATGTTGCATGCCCTTCGTGGTTCATCGCGTTTTGAACAAATTATAAGCTGTTATAGTAACtcttcatgtatatatatatacacatgtatgtgtgcctttttaaatatgttaagAATAAagccatttttttcttctattttttaggcaaaaaaaaaaaaaaataatataaaataaaaaactactgctactactgcaACTGTTAATTTTGCCcagattttattttaaaacgaAACATTCCTTTTCCAGTAGATACAATGCATTTTCGTCAAATAAGTTTTTATATGGCAAACATTCACTGCTGTATAATGCGTAAAGTCGTTGTATTAGTAAACgctataatttatttctcaTTCGGtggttatatttatttcttaaattaaatgataaattgaaaagttattcttattttttattttttttttttttatgactAAATATGGTACAAAtggaaaataagaaattttgGAATTGGAACTACAAAATGGGGGATGGACAAATTGCAATATTTGTCCATGCGCCTTTAACTGCTTCAACGGGCTGCCTATATGCCAGTGaacatatacgcatatatatatatatatatatatatatgatatgatATGATATGatatgataaaaagaaacattAGCTGTTTTTCCAAATGTATATGGTGTCTTATGAAAAATTCAATTTAAATTTCTTCAAACGTATGATAAAGTTACCCGAATATTGTTGAAAGCGgctgcatatttttttgatgtCTACTTTTCCTTCTTTCGTAAAATTATCATTCTTTAACATTAATGGTCTCAAAAATTAAATCGTCaaatagtaatttttatGGACCTAAGTAAATTAGCGTAAAAAAAGTGGAACTGTATTTTCGTCAAGAAGAATGAATTTTTTGCATAACgtttaaatgaaaaacgtTTTGGGATATTTATAACTTCTTACTTTCTTGGCTACTTAGTTTCTTTGCTTATCTTTTTAGCTTCGTGTCTTGTTAGCTTCTTATCGTCTTATCATCTTATCCTCTTATCTTCTtggctattttttttttttttttttttttttgcaaatttcTGTTCagaaaatatgtacaaaaaagaaaaaaaaaaaaaaaatagctgGCTAGACAACATTTCTTAGAAAAAACGTCTCCATTGAGGAGAACACTTCTGTTTTCAAAATGACGTAAAATTTGGACAATATCAATTAATAACTTACAAGTTGAGGTTATTTTTGATTTAAATGTACTTTGGTATATCGTTTCATTTTTGATCTTCCCGTGTATGTATCATTAAAGTAGGACAGGAAAAATATgactgttcataatttttttttttttttccacctTTTCTGCTAGGTTtatattgaatttttttttattatttaaagtatcatatatattaatataataggAGTATAACCTGTTAACATGCTATTTTCTTGTTAAGCTAATATacttcaatttttaaaaacgcggtacatacaattttttcttttgttcttAAGAATGCCCCTACTAAATCAAAAACTGGTGTATGCAGTGGTtgtaatacttttttataatctcGTTGCATTTCTACTTCTTAATGAGGCATTTCATTTtacatacaaaatatatgcgCAACAACATGTGAATCAAAGTGTTCGAAATGAATACTTGGGTGATACCCTTTCCAATAAGCTATACAATTACAGTGGTAGAAGTCTTTCTATCCCACGTTTTGttcaaataaaattcaaaaataatgaGGATAGAAAAgataaggaaaagaaaaatgaagagTATCTAAGTGAGGACTACCCTATTGAAAGATGCGAATACGAGAACGGTAGCAAACAAGgagatgaaaatatttttagcaAATTTTACAGATCTATAAAAAGCTTTTTTGGAATTACGTCATCCAGTAAAAAACGATGCATGCATTATGAATATTTGAAACATTTCAACGAAAATATTTCCTATATGATGGAAAATCATGTATCAATTGAAAGCACGTCTGTCTGCTTAGTTGGCACAGGAATTGATATCAACGACAGCTTAATAAAGcactttttgaaaaaacgTAGCAGCAGTGGCATTAGTAAGAATGATGGTAATTCGATCAACCGTTATAGCGACAATAATGGCTATGAATTTTCTTATGCCAAGTTCAACAGTGCAGAGAAGGAAGACACACCCTACTATGGTATTAACACTGAAAAGTgcaatacaaaaaattattcgaATTGTGAGTCGACAGACTTAGAGGATATAAATAATCATGGATCATATATTGCAAATACAATAATACAAGCAgatttactaaaaaaaaaaggagtatttaaaaagaatgtCGACATTGTGATATGTAAAGCGTTTGGTgagaagggaaaaaataattctccTTTAGTACCACTTATTAAGTGCTTAGAATATTGTAAAATGAGAAGAGTTAAAATTATTCACATCAgttacaatatatatgatgtaaatgataaattaatGGAAATTATGGAAGAGTTAAAAGAATTACAAATTATAGTAGTGGTTCCGTCACAACAGGTCTATAGTAAGAGTAAAAAGCAAAGAGAGGGGGAAAATCATCCAGATGAGCATACTATGGGATATTTATTCCCTTCTTCACTCTCCgataaatttgaaaatgttTTTTCCATTGGATCATTACTGCACTACTGGGAAGGGAGAAGCAGCAGTGTAAGTAGTAATCTGTTAGGAATGATGAAATTATTGAATAGAGGTAATGAAAGAGAGTCGTATTacacagaaaaaaatacgactctatttaattttttctataaaaagGAGAGTATTATGGGAAAAGGCAGTCGAAATATGTCAGATGAATACAA includes:
- a CDS encoding subtilisin propeptide-like protein; the protein is MNFSGGDLTPIEPPNSIFSTEHRRWQNERNNKDCNNELLLKVIKNEMSYKQLPSKILLMTSKIYNIKSLFDEFSKDKKISKILQECGSYTYLKNLNTVIFTIHENADETYMPSFLQLLINNDVCIEFDQSVEAVGE